The DNA region TGCGTACTTTATGTTTTTAGGAGGCTGTCCTATTTCCTGGAAAACTCAGAAGCAAAAGGCGGTTTCTCGGTCTTCGGCAGAGGCTGAGTATCGTTCCATGGCCGACgctttaaaagaaattatttggTTGCGTCAGCTTCTTGAAGATTTTGGGTTCCCACAACACGCTCCGATGAGGTTGTTTTGCGACAACAAAGCAGCTTTGCACATTGCAGCAAATCCCGTGTTCCATGAACGTACGAAGCTCATCGAACGGGATTGTCATTTTGTTCGAGACGCTATTCAAGACGGTGTTATTTCTACAGCACATGTTCGATATTTTGACAAAAGCCCTTGGTTTTCAACAGTTTACTCTTCTAATGTTCAAGTTAGAACTCGTTTCACTCCCTCtaacttgagggggagtattgggCCACATATGGGCTGCGGTTTGTGTCATATGTGTTTTACCTTGTTCGTCAAGTATTGTGTAGGGTTTCCTAGCTATTGAGTCGTGTATATAAACATTGTAACGCCGTTGATCAATAAACATACACATATTCTCTTTATTCTACAAACTTGCagttcaagaaaaaaacaaaacagagaaattaagATTTTACATAAGATGTCagtaaactaaaccaaaaaatatattaaaaaaaaaaaaagctgagacAAAACTAGAAAACAGTGGAATATATTTACATGAGACCAAACGGATTAGGAAGAAGAGCCCTTAGTCAATTAGTATAACTCATTTCTTTTGATTCATTCTCAGAGTTGTTAAAATACAGACTCATCGTATCAATTTTATAAAGAGAAGTACCGATGAAGTCAATGATGAGGCGGCCATCAGAGAAACGAACGGTTGGTTGGTGGAAGAAAGTTTCTCCGTAAGGTGGATAACCGCTCAAAGCAAGATTGTTTGGATCATCCGAGAGACCGAGCAAGTTTCCAGTGTCACCAATCGAATCACCAAAACTGATGATCGAGTCGAAATTGCGGCATTGCGATACCGAGCTTACCATAGTGACCAAAAGAGTGAATAATTAAAAAGACCAGGCTAATTATCCCCATCAACACATGAGAATCTAACGAAGCCATGCGAAGAGGTCCGAAGTGActttatatcttattttttttgtttctttttatgattttcCAAAACTAACGGAACTAAAATAATGAGGTTATGAACTAATTGGCTGGGATGGACCGATGACTTATGGACCCATTTCTTGTTGCCTTATCAATAAGGGTGGGGCAAGGCAATTTACTTTATACAGCCTAAAAAAAGCTTTTGTAACCACTCtttagaaaatttctattttgagTCATAAAGTCCCTCCAGCTTGAGGAGGCAGTGTACATAAGATATGTATACATGATATAACTGTAGTTATTTTATCCTTAAGTATTGTCTCATGtatacttcatatatatatagtacatcaTTAACCTAATAAAGTGTTTTCAGACCATCGTTCTACATATTATTTTGTCCGCTTCTATGCAGTGTTATTCAGAccatttttttaagtttctttacGAATTATTTGCATGCTTACGATCACGATAAGTGAAGAGATGTATTCTGAGTGTTGGTTTCGGTTTGCTTGAAAAACAATTGATGCTATTTAGAATTACttgataacaaatttaattttttatgtgaCTTAACTATTATgcttaacatatatatatatatatatatatatactttatataataaaattttcttaaaatcctttatcctataaagcacaagtcacctGTTCAATCAGAATTAGCCACATCagatttttttactatttaaattaaaaaaaaattccaaataacaaaaaaagcaaaCGATCGTGGTATATAAAAATcctctataaaaaaaacttaccgtGGAAGAAATGGTTTTGCATCTGGATAAAGGAGAATATATTTGAATCTAGCCCACAAAAAAACTCATTTAACAAATATAACCGTAAGCAAAAGCATCAAAACACGTTTATCTccacttttttgtttgtgttgttcaagctttTCATCTTCCTCTGTTACACGTCAAACACAACTGCTTAAGAAAATCATTCCTAATTCTAATTTCACTCCCACTAACAGTCCACGTTCATGGTGGTTAACATCAAATCCCATCTTCTATATAAATCCTCTTGAACTTTctctaaacacaaaaaaaaacccaccacaaaacctcttttattttccaattCACCACCAGATCCATATCCTCTGTTCAATCAACAACGAAAACCTCTTTCAAATTCATAAATCCAAAGCCCTTTAAAGCTATAATTTTCAAGGAGGTAAATCCTTTAACTTTTGTTCATATCCATTACTTTTCTCTTGAGTTCATAttaattctgtttttcttttttttttgtagtttcatGTTGAAGATGCCTGCTCTCTAATGCCATACTCCTCTCTTAAATCTAAATTCTTTGAAAAAATAATGGAAGATCACAGCTCTAATAATCAAGGACATGGAATTTTCTATCTAAAAAATAAACCTGGTGTTGTTCTCGGTATTGAAGCAATTCTTGTGGATGCAAAGATATATTTTTCTGCTACTCTACATTTGACTTTACTCTTAAATAGATTAGTGTCTCCATGATAAAACGACAGAAGGATTGgtttaaaattagtaaattttatatttgtttcactGTTTCTCCGTCGGTGAATTGATCTGTGATAGTTTCTTTGTCCTTCTTCATTCAAATTCTGTTACTATTTCATTTCATTGTTGTATTTAGATCTATTTGCACTCTCATATTGATTGTTAATGTTTTTTACTATgtgatttgttttcttgagaGTTGTTCGTGTTTAATTATCAGAATTCGAGTCACAAGGGCCTGAgcttttgttttacttggtGTATAATACCCTTTTGAGTGAATGTAATatgtaaaatgaaataaataatatgagatTTTCTGTAAATTTATTTCAATTCACAATTGCAGCATCATTCTTTGTCTATAATTCTGTCAccactttttttcttattttagtgattatattttgttttgcaaataTCATCTACAACTCATGTAAGTTTCAGTTGGGATTTCTTATATTTCGTTATGTAAGCCTATTGTAAATTACATGATTAATtatcttcattttcattttcttaatataatattatttgacaAATTTTGCCCCGTACGAAGTACGGGCTTAATGCTagttgttaattatattttagctGAGATATGTTCCCAATTTTTTTCTGTAAAGAAGTAAAAGAATCTATAGTTTCCAAATTAAATGACCGAATACggaaaaatctttttttttttaaacctggGTTTGTTTAGTTAGGCccaaacttaaaagaaaagcccaaaaaacaaaaaaaaaattagagagagagagagagaggggttgAAACTGATTTACGACGGGTACGAGGAGGAGATCTGTGTGTGTTCTGTCTCTCTGTCTCCACCGCCTTCAAGAAGAACCGCTTACTTAATGAAAGGGTGCACTTTTACGAGAGAGAGAATTGGATGAATGAAGCTTTAATAAGACAACGGAGAAGATCCGTGGCTTGAGGTACTTGCTCgctgtgatatttttttttggtgtgaactCGCTGTGATCTGGTCTTTATTTCCAGTGGCGGATCTAGTCAAACTTAGAGAATGTTGAACCCGTGACCTCATTTTTAATATGGTACATTTCTACCATTATGCCACTTTAACTTTaagaattaatatataaactaaactatttataatttcatatggTCCACATGCACCACCCTTGAATAAATACTAATTGATTCAGGATTCAATGggaaactaaactaaactatttataatttcatatagTTTCCAAATCTGATTCCGaagtttttacattttgtttttgttatttccttATCTCTCATTCAGAagtttccgtttttttttttttgttctttcctttGTCCGATACATAGCTCaactctatatattatatacaagaagaagaactagtTGTTGGCTTCACCAAGTGGTGGTGATATAAGTcggaaagagaatgagaaacaTAAAACATTGCTCCTGCTCAAGTATGGAACAGCTCCACCACGATATAGTAGAGCGTATCCTGGAGAGACTTCCGGCGAAATCGCTGGGCAGGTTCAAAAGTGTATCGAGGAGATGGGAATCCACAATCGAATCGAGGTATTTCCAGAAAAGGCAGTTGATCTGTGGGGGAGATGATCCCCAAGTCCTCTTGGTTTACCTGTCTTGTGATGTTGCTGCTCCACCAAACATACAACCAGTAGTCTCGGACGAGGCTCAAGTTACTGCGGTCAAGATCTCCCCTACCGAGAGTGAGAACTGCACCTTTGTTTCCCAGACCAGTTGTGACGGCCTTGTCTGCGTCTACAGTTTCTACGACTCGGGTCTTGTCGCCAATCCCACCACTGGATGGAGTCGCTGTTTTCCTCCCTCAAGGCTTCAACAGCTCATTCATGGCTTGCAAGAAAACTTCTTTGAGCTTGCGTACCGTTTCCCTTTGCTTGGATTCGGTAAAGATAGTCTCAGGGACGCGTACAAGCCTGTTTTCTTATACAATTCTTGTGAACTGGGCCTAGACAACGTTACTACTTGTGAAGTTTTCGATTTCTCCGCCAACTCCTGGAGGTACGTTGTCCCTGCTTCCCCGCATCGCATCATCCCTTGCCGCGAACCCTTGTATTTTGACGGGTCACTCCACTGGTTCACCGAGGGTCAAGACGAAACTAAGGTCTTATCTTTCCATCTTCACTCCGAGGCTTTTCAACTCATCTCTAATGCTCCTCTTCCCTTTCCTGGCCGTGTCCATCCCGAAGACATCGCCTTGTGCAGCCTCAGTAACCGTTTGTGCGTGTCTCTGAAGACGGACCTCCTCCGACTTATTTGGTCCTTTGAtccaagaaacaacaacaacaacaacaacaacgacaagaCATGGGTGAAGCTCTATATCATTGATCTCAACAcaacttctttttggtttgggaGCACGCACACATTGGCTCTCTCTgcactctctctctcccccacAACTAATAAGTTTTTGTTATATGATCGTGAGTATAATGAGCACAAGCAACATCTCGTCTTGCATGATCCCGCTACCAAATCTTATGATTTACTTCTCTCTGCCAAATCTATCGGACTTCCTCTTTCTTATGTCCAGAGTTTAATCTCTATTTAGTACTTTattcttgtaagttgtaactttcCCTTTCATTTAATTTCTCTTTGTATATTTAGCGAATGTTGTAATTTTACTATACTCTTCCTCATGAGTCATCATTGTATAAGCATGAGGGCGTTTaactttattgttgttgtaactTTCcctttaatttctctctttatcAACGacatttttcacttttcttcctTTACCTGTCTGTCTAAAATTAAAttctggttttattttttagaaaacatgAGTGTAGACCATTTTTAcgtaaatattttaaatattgagACAAAATTgcaattattgaaaatatattttcaacgATGCTTTAAAACCCTAAGAAAAACCTAAATTGAACAAACGACTCTCTCGTTCAGCCGTTTTCAACAACTCCTCTCTCTGTTCTCTCCCGTAAACAAAGAAATGGCTGGACAAAAGCAAGAGCTTCCCGTCTCCGGCGAACCCTTATCCGTCGAGAGTCCGAtgataaacaagaagaagaagaagaagagcaagaagaacaaacaaGCAAAGGAAGATGATTGTGAAGTCGAAGTGCCTCAAGAGGTCACGAATGGTGCAGAGGAGAAAGAGTTGAgtaacaaagagaagaagaagaagcgtaagagagaggagaaagagattgagaagaacaacaagaagaaggaaGTCGCCGGAGATGTCCCTGAGAAGAAGCTGGAGGATGAGGATTCGAACAATGGAGAGATTGAACAACAGAAGGTTGCTGTGACTGGGAAAGGAGTGGAAGAAGCAAAGTACACAGCTTTGAAGACATTTGCTGAATCGAATTTGCCGGAGAATGTTTTAAATTGCTGTAAGACGTTCCAGAAGCCATCTCCGATTCAGTCACATACTTGGCCGTTTTTGTTGGATGGTCGTGATCTCATAGGGATTGCAAAAACTGGGTCAGGTTAGTAATGGTTTGTGTTAGTGTGAAAAGTTTTGAACTTTGGTTTGTAAAAATTGGaactttgagttttttttgttgttgtcaaattTAGGTAAGACATTGGCGTTTGGGATTCCTGCGATTATGCATATGttgaataagaataagaagattgGTAAAGGATCAAAGAATGTTAATCCTACTTGTCTTGTTCTCTCGCCGACAAGAGAGTTAGCTGTTCAGGTATGTATATGGACTTGTTTGATCATTTTAGTTATAAGAGGTGAAAGGAAACTTGTGCTtagtttatgtgtttgttttggcAGATTTCTGATGTTTTGAAAGAAGCTGGAAAACCTTGTGGTTTGAAATCGATTTGTGTGTATGGGGGAGACTCTAAAAGGCCTCAAATAAATGCAATTCGATCTGGAGTTGTAAGATTTCTTATTATGTCCTTTAATCAGGACATTCACTTATGCTTCTGGATCAGTCGAgtaatgtttttcttgattttatctGTTAGGATATTGTCATTGGTACGCCTGGTCGTTTGAGAGACTTGATTGAGTCTAATGAGCTTCGTCTTTCAGATGTTTCCTTTGTGGTAAGTAACAGATCATcttttactaaaataatttgaCTTAGCCTCTTAGGTTCATAGTCGTTGCATCGCTTTGTTAAATTATTAGATGGTAACAGAAGTTATAATGAGCAAGACCTGAATCCAATTTTTGAGTTATAAGATGGTAACAGAACTTCCTACATGTCAGGTATTGGATGAAGCAGATCGAATGCTTGATATGGGTTTCGAGGAACCTGTCCGGTTTATATTAAGCAAGACAAATAAAGGCAAGTGGTTGTCACATGTCACTTACCATTCTTGTGAGAAACCGAATTTGATTCCTGTTCCAAAATTTAAGTTCTTCTTTCTTATCTGTCTTACAGTTCGCCAGATGGTTATGTTCAGTGCAACTTGGCCTTTGGATGTTCACAAATTGGCTCAGGAATTCATGGATCCAAACCCAGTCAAGGTATGTTTCCCTCAACTTATCTCTCCATCACCTGCATATTGCTTCATTTTGCCGACGATCTTTCGAAATTTCGTTCAGGTAGTCATTGGTTCCGAAGACTTAGCTGCCAACCACGACGTTATGCAAATCATTGAGGTATGTTCTCTTGGATCATCCCTGGAGGAAGTAGTCTTTTGTCCTTTGTTTGATACTCTTAACAACAGGTCTTTGGTTTGGTTACAAATGCAGGTCTTGGATGAGCATGCTCGTGATCAGCGTCTCCTTGCTTTACTAGACAAATACCATAAATCTCAAAAGTAAATCTGCTACTCAATTTGTCCAACCCCTTCGCAGATCTTTCCTTCTTCACAATACTAACACCAAGCATTTTGTTATTTACAGGAATAGGGTTTTGGTATTTGCATTATACAAGGTGGAAGCTGAACGTCTCGAGCGTTTTCTTCAACAAAGGTTTGATATTTTAACCCAAACTAATTCCctcaacaaaagagaaaaagatcatTGATATTTTTGCTCATGAACTGCAATGAGTCTAATATTTACACAACTATTTAGAGGTTGGAAAGCTGTATCTATACACGGAAACAAAGCACAGACCGAACGTACCAGGTCTTTATCATTGTTCAAAGAAGGATCCTGCCCGTTGCTGGTATGTACTCATTAAAAATACCTTGGCTGGTTCTGAAACAGAGCATTGACACTGTTTTTATAAATTGCAGGTGGCTACTGATGTAGCAGCAAGAGGACTCGATATCCCCGACGTGGAAGTTGTGATAAACTACAGTTTCCCATTAACAACAGAGGATTATGTACACAGAATCGGGAGGACAGGAAGAGCGGGTAAAAAGGGCGTTGCACACACGTTCTTCACGCATTTGAACAAGGTAATTTTGAAAACACTCTTTTTTAGATTCTTTAGGCTTTTAGTTGAGAATGGAGAGAGATCACTCAAATATGATTGTCTCTTTGTTACAGGGTCTTGCCGGAGAACTTGTGAATGTTCTCAGGGAAGCAGGACAAGTCGTGCCAGCTGATCTTTTGAAGTTTGGCACTCATGTAAAGAAAAAGGTTTGGTTTCTTCCATCACATTCTTGATTCTCTCCTCACAaaatgcttcttcttcatcatcatatgGAGTGATTGAtctgtgtgttttgtttgattgaaaaattGCAGGAATCAAAATTGTATGGAGCTCATTTCAGAGAAATAGCAGCTGATGCTCCAAAAGCCAAGAAGATCACATTCGATAATTCTGATGATGAAGACTAAGttcaatttatttatgattatcaAAACCTGCCTATGATTTTCGTTTATGTGTGGGTTTGACCCGTATAACATATAAATTTTGTCCCAACATTTCCGTTCTATTTTGTATGCGTTATTAGTTatattcttttccttttgacaaaacgaaaataatatttttcctAGAAACATTAAATGGATCATTCACTTAAAAAATCttcttaattataaatttactaaGCTTTTGCAATATAGTTTAAAATGCTGTTGTTTACGATCTTGCCACGAAAGAGTTTTTGATGCATGTTCTGGTTCGCATGTTATCATAATGTGTTCGAAGTTTCAGGAACTGTATTGTCTCAACATCCATGAAAAAGCATCTTTTTAGAATCAGTTAAAAACCATCATCTTCCCGAGTggtatatttacaaatttttagttGCATTCATTTATATAAGTGTGGTTTATCTGTAACTATAAGATTTAGGTTTCTCTTTCGGGTAGGGTATTCCTTATATACATTATAACGGGGTAATGGACGTGTAAACGTTTTAGTACGATGGATAGATAGTTCCACTCAGAAACTCACCGCGAGTTCGAAAGCAGGTAAATCACAACCCAAAAGATGATTTTAAGAAGAGAATATCACCTTGAAGGGACTGTGATTCACGGATGATTTAAATGATTGGGGGTTCAGATGttgagataagagagagagagtaagaggaaaatgatgatgattgattgaATGTTCTCCAAATGAGACAAGACTCGTACATAAACAGGTGGGTCGCGCAGGACCACAGCTGGCATAAAGTATAACCGGgacaaaattattgaaaaaataagGATAAGATAGAGAGGGTAACTTGTTTTTGTCCTGTTACAGGACGACTAATGGTAACCAACAGTAAGTCGTTGACTTTGGTTTTAAATCACGtttttgaacaaaattaaatagACACATCCAAAATCTGAATGCAACGTAGTTCAAAGACCGGTTTTCAAATTCCGTGTGGTTTTTGATTTGACAGTTAGTACATAGTTGTGTAGTAGTAACTTAAACAAGTTATTCAAACTTCACAGACTGATCATCCGGAAAAATATACATCCATGCGCATTGTTGGAAATATACATGAAACAACAGTAATATGCATCCATGcacattgtttttaaaatactgAAACGTGAAGCAACAAAGTTGGAAATATGAGCTGAACTCAAAACTGTATACAGTACTACTAAACTTTAGAGCTAGGCAGCTAGCCAAAGCAAAATCTCCAACtatttttatgtgtttcttTCACTCAATTTAGCGTCTCTTGTTGAAattgtttaaaacttttgtAAGCAAaccaattttataaatatatatcttatccCAATATGTACGAATTTCAGAATCTGCAACACAGCCCTTGCCAACTATATCATTAAGATAAATAGTTTGATTAAGATTGGTGTACTTCAGCCGATATCCTTTATCTGCTTCATCAGTACTACTGATATAATCATTAATAACCTTAGTTTCTGAATCAGCAAGAGAATACCCCTCACCACCAGGCGTCATGTATATGTGTACATGCTTCCTAGAACCATTATGTGCTTGTTTTAGATAAGGAGGcatattatatactatatatagaagaaatatttcaaaatattttggtgTGAGAAATAATGAAGGAAACCATTATGAGCTTCTTCAATAGATGTCTCATTTTGATCTTAACGGCTCATATCATTCGACACTCCTAATCCAACGGATAAAATCTAGGGACATCTGAACGCGGAGGTAGTATTATCTAAGACGCATTTACGTGGTGGCTCATAAcctaacaaaatttaataaaaataaccCAACTTACAAATGATGTTTATTAAGAATGATATAACTTACAAATGTAATATTCTATACCGAAAGAACCAACTCACAAATTATTCTTTTAACTTATAAGAATGACTCGAATAATATTCTATATAGAATTATCTAACTTACGAATAAATACTATATTAAATGATCCAACccacaaattaattaattctttAGAAGAATGATCCggcttacatttttttttcttcttaaaattgAACTTACAGATTATTACGAAGATGGGAACAATGTATTGTTAGTAGTTGAAATATTGTGTAAAAGGTTGCTTTATTCAATCTCATAACACAAGTTTTTATACATACAAAGTATTCTTTTCCTGATAGCCTTTGTATTTACCTTTTctcctctcaaccaatcagaatgttttatctaatactttatttaaaaaataaatcaaaattgaattaaaaaataaaacaaattaagaaaacaaattctgtatatttttataatttccaCTAGCCCTAAGGCCGAAATTAAATGCAAAATAAcgcaacaaagaaaacaaatgaaatcaagcataaaaccattttttttgaagtaaaaataaactaaataaagaaaagagtaatGAGACTTAAACTCTCGTGATGAGCACATCTAGCTACAAAGATCGAAAATATTGAATAGAACTTACCTGAATGCGATCTAGACCCAATAGATGTTTTCTGAATCACTTTTTGTACTAGTCGATGAACTACTTTCATGATTCTTGtcttgtacttgtttgttgGCTTGTTTCTTGAAGTAGGGGTCTTCCTGGATTTCCTCTATAGTATCTTGATCAGCTCTTGATGCTCGTCCATGTCCTCTATGTTTTGGTCTTGATCTTCACTGTCTTGATCGCTCCAGGAGGTGAAGCTTGTATCGCACGGCTCTTGCAAATATAATGTCTTCTCTTGGCTTCTATGGGTTCCTTGACCTGCCAAAAGAGGTTTTATACCTTGGCAACTAGTTTGATCAAGACTCATTTGGTGAAGGCTTCAGCAAGCTCTTCCTCGGCAATGTGATCATATCCATTGTGGTGGCATGAAGGTGGTACAAACCAGTTGACGTCTTTCAGCACTACAGAGGTTACAATATCTTTCACGGCTAAGTTAAATATATTCCTTAGGTGTTTAGCCTTTGATCGCGTCATACAAATTGCTAGTATTTCTATTACAGGATGTGGTACAGGATTTGGTTCAACGGTTTGGGTGGTAAGATCGACGTGTGCATcaagtttagtattttgaatttaagatttaattttgaagaattattttgatatttagtgatatttttggaattctagagatgttgtgctagatttggaaacaaaacaatttttagtgctataagttttttttttcaaatttagcataacttctctaaaattctcaaaatagcattatattttaaagttaatcctttaaaattaaatcgtgaattcaaaatactaaaccatacCCCTTGAAAATTATACCTTAAATGTAAAAATGGaaactaaacctaaaaaaaattctaaaaactaatttaaaatattgtaatgtattaaattgaattattttagaattttatggAGTATGTGttataattgtccataaaacttattttagtgttatttaaaggtattttctaaatattatatttttgcatTTGTATTACCTTTTtatgtcttttcttcttattatttttgtgtgaaaacttttttttccgtttgcttaaatatatctatattaacattttcgaagtacattttgggttctggTTATggttatgtaaaattttaaa from Camelina sativa cultivar DH55 chromosome 3, Cs, whole genome shotgun sequence includes:
- the LOC104777234 gene encoding F-box/LRR-repeat/kelch-repeat protein At1g09650-like, which produces MRNIKHCSCSSMEQLHHDIVERILERLPAKSLGRFKSVSRRWESTIESRYFQKRQLICGGDDPQVLLVYLSCDVAAPPNIQPVVSDEAQVTAVKISPTESENCTFVSQTSCDGLVCVYSFYDSGLVANPTTGWSRCFPPSRLQQLIHGLQENFFELAYRFPLLGFGKDSLRDAYKPVFLYNSCELGLDNVTTCEVFDFSANSWRYVVPASPHRIIPCREPLYFDGSLHWFTEGQDETKVLSFHLHSEAFQLISNAPLPFPGRVHPEDIALCSLSNRLCVSLKTDLLRLIWSFDPRNNNNNNNNDKTWVKLYIIDLNTTSFWFGSTHTLALSALSLSPTTNKFLLYDREYNEHKQHLVLHDPATKSYDLLLSAKSIGLPLSYVQSLISI
- the LOC104777235 gene encoding DEAD-box ATP-dependent RNA helicase 5, which produces MAGQKQELPVSGEPLSVESPMINKKKKKKSKKNKQAKEDDCEVEVPQEVTNGAEEKELSNKEKKKKRKREEKEIEKNNKKKEVAGDVPEKKLEDEDSNNGEIEQQKVAVTGKGVEEAKYTALKTFAESNLPENVLNCCKTFQKPSPIQSHTWPFLLDGRDLIGIAKTGSGKTLAFGIPAIMHMLNKNKKIGKGSKNVNPTCLVLSPTRELAVQISDVLKEAGKPCGLKSICVYGGDSKRPQINAIRSGVDIVIGTPGRLRDLIESNELRLSDVSFVVLDEADRMLDMGFEEPVRFILSKTNKVRQMVMFSATWPLDVHKLAQEFMDPNPVKVVIGSEDLAANHDVMQIIEVLDEHARDQRLLALLDKYHKSQKNRVLVFALYKVEAERLERFLQQRGWKAVSIHGNKAQTERTRSLSLFKEGSCPLLVATDVAARGLDIPDVEVVINYSFPLTTEDYVHRIGRTGRAGKKGVAHTFFTHLNKGLAGELVNVLREAGQVVPADLLKFGTHVKKKESKLYGAHFREIAADAPKAKKITFDNSDDED